A stretch of the Octopus bimaculoides isolate UCB-OBI-ISO-001 chromosome 8, ASM119413v2, whole genome shotgun sequence genome encodes the following:
- the LOC106879594 gene encoding TRIO and F-actin-binding protein yields MKRQKQSGTAGKVSAFSTTHSQNSGPHTTIARAKAYGLMLHRNTRIGIADVNPYLNCILCGGYYIDATTIIECLHSFCRTCIVRYLESSKFCPICDVMVHKTKPLQNIRPDNTLQNLVYKLVPSLFKDEMKRRRTLYLSLSADEIENYYVEATGEDCGEMTDERIIYTDDEQFSVSLELTPNGQPPDVDFDPLSDTRQPEDRRFLSCPATFPVKHIKRFIRIKHSLPEKYQIEIYHTDEPLVDTYTLIDIAYIYMWKRKGPLRLFYSVSYEPIKKRKIEMVTNLNEEVSVPECCKGIDETIHKSVTFAELNHEEENIQNNNSETINPPKGESVSPLPLLPASSQYLQQTISKTPEANSLETVLNESTKSILPNINEHTQQDLSVEMQPDSTRNCEQIVSEHIPQDSPRHIEQVSLEHLQQDLVEDMQEDLPENVPQHSCEHVQDQPPEDIEQESPETIQRESTEHMKEDYLEHMQEDSPEQIQHDSLEQPQQDSPEHIQQSSPEHIQQSSPEHTQQNSPEQIHQDTPEHIQENSPEHIQENSLEQIQQDTPEHIQQDTPEHIQENASKHIQQDTPEHIQQDTPEHIQQGTPEHIQQGTPEHSQQDSPEPTQPDLPGHIQQNSPEHIPQVLTEDVQPHLPEHIRQNSPEHILQENSEQELSQDIQQGITEQPQQEIQETMQQGSPESIQQDTRDKVQQDSLEQSPKDSLEHTQQDLPDRIHKDASKPNVQDSSEHIPTVSPEHVHQISHGTIQHNPLQSQDTPKSMQQNSPETVHENSLEAVHQDSPVPVQQDSPATIQQNLPVPNQIDSSQGFQQCVPETAQQKTVQPIESKPSPYMEPESPYTQEKMQQECPLLMQQKSVQHMKLSPRQHLEQDLPQHFDDKSYQHFQHESPHKIQESSQPVQQLLCHNMQQRSPLKVKKESPRLVQAKSPQHIQQISSHHMQLESAHHLQWDSPQSLPRDLPQQLQRASPKRFEQTSSRHLQQSSPRNIRQSPPGHLQQTSPRHVQQMSPKHVQQSSPRHIQQSSPRHMQQSSPKHMQSSSRHIKQSSPRHVQQTSPRHVQQSSPRHMHQSSTRFLQQSSTCLQQASPKHQEQISPKFLQHASPQQLQPASPQQSPMPSPDQSPVASPDQLFLQPNDKMLVHSSEKLSISSPDQLCMPSTHLSPVRSPHLSPLPASLPTPLPTVQERNQEHQSRASSRKNSKLSKQCHITETMQVTPTTVPLTSHQTSTNLKNLSLPPLMPLVSKPLPKPTLIRVPPVHVPQPQLVKSQRTAEQKLKQQYRSRIVQQTDHLCEHQKSLLERQEELQKEYLKTQEKEQVMEQLQHHHQQHQHNLHQHKQQRKQSHQKQHYQQHQEQEFKHRQQYIHNQHQHQHQHCHMMKQSLHHGERCQQHCKEQMKSMSSNRNGSPYKFYPEQTEPLSLKIEVKGKEFCSGHKSNGKAPKLSEKIVPSCNVNGSRCCISCKNETHCVSNMMNPLSNHTVTKFLVTGPIYTPLNLINGQIEDSAPLNLKKEPEKTTKQPQQT; encoded by the exons AGATTGAAAATTACTATGTTGAAGCTACTGGTGAGGATTGTGGTGAAATGACTGATGAAAGAATAATATACACTGATGATGAACAATTTAGTGTCTCACTCGAGCTCACACCAAA CGGGCAACCTCCTGATGTGGACTTTGATCCTCTATCAGATACTAGACAG CCCGAAGACCGCCGATTTCTGTCATGTCCTGCTACGTTTCCAGTTAAGCATATCAAAAGATTTATTCGAATAAAGCATTCTCTTCCTGAAAAATACCAG ATTGAAATTTATCACACGGATGAGCCTCTTGTTGACACTTACACATTAATAGACATCGCTTATATTTACATGTGGAAAAGG AAAGGTCCACTTCgattattttattcagtttcatATGAACCAATTAAGAAACGAAAAATAGAAATGGTAACAAATTTAAATGAAGAAGTGTCCGTTCCTGAATGCTGTAAGGGCATAGATGAAACCATTCACAAATCAGTCACATTCGCTGAATTAAatcatgaagaagaaaatattcaaaacaataaTTCAGAGACAATAAATCCTCCCAAGGGAGAATCAGTATCACCTCTACCATTGTTACCTGCTTCTTCCCAATATTTACAGCAAACGATATCAAAAACCCCAGAAGCAAATTCTTTAGAGACTGTGCTAAATGAATCAACTAAAAGTATATTACCGAACATAAATGAACACACCCAGCAGGATCTATCAGTAGAGATGCAACCAGACTCTACTAGAAACTGTGAACAGATAGTATCAGAACATATTCCACAAGATTCTCCAAGACACATTGAACAGGTTTCACTAGAACATCTTCAGCAAGATTTAGTTGAAGACATGCAAGAAGATTTACCTGAAAATGTGCCTCAGCATTCATGTGAACATGTGCAAGATCAGCCACCAGAAGACATCGAGCAAGAATCTCCTGAAACTATCCAACGCGAGTCTACTGAACACATGAAAGAAGACTATCTTGAACATATGCAAGAAGACTCTCCTGAACAGATTCAGCATGACTCTCTGGAACAGCCTCAACAAGATTCTCCTGAACACATCCAACAAAGCTCTCCTGAACATATCCAACAAAGCTCTCCTGAACACACTCAACAAAACTCTCCAGAACAAATTCATCAAGATACTCCTGAACACATCCAAGAAAACTCTCCTGAACACATCCAAGAAAACTCTCTTGAACAAATCCAACAAGACACTCCTGAACACATTCAACAAGACACTCCAGAACATATCCAAGAAAACGCTTCTAAACACATCCAACAAGACACTCCTGAACACATCCAACAAGACACTCCTGAACACATCCAACAAGGAACTCCTGAACACATCCAACAAGGAACTCCTGAACACAGCCAGCAAGATTCTCCTGAACCGACTCAACCAGATTTACCTGGCCATATTCAACAAAACTCACCTGAACACATCCCACAAGTCTTAACTGAAGACGTCCAACCACATTTACCTGAACACATCCGACAAAACTCTCCTGAACACATTCTACAAGAAAACTCCGAGCAAGAATTATCTCAAGACATTCAGCAAGGCATAACAGAACAACCCCAACAAGAAATACAAGAAACCATGCAACAAGGTTCTCCTGAGTCTATTCAGCAAGATACACGTGACAAGGTACAGCAAGACTCACTAGAACAGTCCCCCAAAGATTCCTTAGAGCACACGCAACAAGATTTACCAGATCGCATACACAAAGATGCATCTAAACCTAACGTACAAGATTCTTCAGAACATATCCCAACAGTTTCCCCTGAACACGTCCATCAGATTTCCCATGGAACAATACAACACAACCCACTACAATCACAAGATACACCAAAAAGCATGCAGCAAAATTCACCTGAAACTGTTCATGAAAATTCTTTGGAGGCTGTTCACCAAGACTCACCTGTACCAGTTCAACAAGATTCACCTGCGACAATTCAGCAAAACTTGCCTGTTCCCAATCAAATTGACTCGTCTCAAGGTTTTCAGCAATGTGTACCTGAAACTGCTCAGCAAAAGACTGTTCAGCCCATTGAATCCAAACCTTCTCCATATATGGAACCAGAGTCACCATATACCCAAGAAAAGATGCAACAGGAATGTCCATTGCTCATGCAACAAAAGTCAGTACAACATATGAAGCTTTCTCCACGACAACATTTAGAACAGGATTTACCTCAACATTTCGATGACAAATCATACCAACATTTTCAACATGAATCACCTCATAAAATACAAGAAAGTTCTCAACCGGTTCAACAATTACTATGTCACAACATGCAGCAAAGATCACCTCTAAAGGTGAAAAAAGAATCACCAAGACTTGTACAAGCAAAATCACCTCAACATATTCAACAAATATCCTCCCATCATATGCAATTAGAGTCAGCTCATCATTTGCAATGGGACTCTCCACAAAGCTTGCCACGAGATTTACCACAACAGCTACAAAGAGCATCACCAAAACGTTTTGAGCAGACATCTTCTCGACATTTACAACAGTCATCCCCCAGAAATATACGGCAATCACCTCCAGGACATTTACAGCAAACTTCCCCCAGACATGTTCAACAAATGTCTCCCAAACATGTACAACAATCATCACCCAGACACATACAGCAGTCATCTCCCAGACATATGCAACAGTCTTCACCAAAACACATGCAGTCATCTTCTCGACATATAAAACAATCATCTCCCAGACATGTCCAGCAAACATCTCCCAGACATGTGCAACAGTCATCTCCAAGACATATGCACCAGTCATCTACTAGATTCTTGCAGCAATCCTCAACATGTTTGCAGCAAGCATCTCCCAAACACCAAGAACAGATATCTCCCAAGTTCTTACAGCATGCATCCCCTCAGCAACTACAGCCAGCATCCCCTCAACAATCTCCTATGCCATCACCCGACCAGAGTCCAGTCGCGTCACCTGATCAATTGTTTCTGCAACCAAATGATAAAATGCTTGTCCATTCATCTGAAAAATTGTCCATATCCTCTCCTGATCAGCTGTGTATGCCTTCCACACACCTATCACCAGTTCGATCCCCACACCTTTCACCTTTGCCTGCTTCGCTTCCTACTCCGTTGCCGACTGTACAAGAACGAAACCAGGAGCATCAAAGCAGGGCATCTTCACGAAAGAACAGTAAACTCTCAAAACAATGCCATATAACTGAAACAATGCAAGTGACGCCAACAACTGTTCCTTTAACATCACATCAAACATCTACAAATCTAAAAAACCTATCCCTACCACCACTGATGCCTCTTGTTTCAAAACCCTTGCCAAAGCCTACATTAATTCGAGTACCGCCAGTTCATGTACCACAACCTCAGTTAGTGAAATCACAAAGAACAGCtgaacaaaaactaaaacaacaatatCGATCAAGAATAGTGCAACAGACAGACCATCTTTGTGAACACCAGAAAAGTCTTTTGGAACGACAAGAAGAATtacaaaaagaatatttgaaaacacaagaaaaagaacaagtaaTGGAACAACTGCaacaccatcaccagcaacatCAACACAATTTACATCAACATAAGCAGCAACGCAAGCAATCACATCAGAAACAACATTACCAGCAACACCAAGAACAAGAATTCAAACATAGGCAGCAGTATATACACAaccagcatcaacatcaacatcaacattgtCACATGATGAAGCAATCTTTACATCATGGAGAGAGGTGCCAACAACACTGTAAAGAGCAAATGAAATCGATGTCTTCAAATAGAAATGGTTCACCTTATAAGTTCTATCCTGAGCAAACAGAACCACTTTCATTGAAAATTGAAGTTAAAGGCAAAGAATTCTGCAGTGGTCACAAAAGTAATGGCAAGGCGCCTAAATTATCTGAAAAAATTGTCCCTTCTTGCAACGTGAATGGCAGCAGATGTTGCATATCATGTAAAAATGAAACTCATTGTGTATCTAACATGATGAATCCTTTATCAAATCATACTGTAACTAAATTCTTGGTTACAGGCCCAATCTATACTCCgctaaatttaataaatggacaGATTGAAGATAGTGCGCCATTAAATCTGaaaaaagaaccagaaaaaacaacaaaacagccACAACAGACTTAA